The DNA segment TTCCATTTCTGATTTAGTATCCAAAGAGCTTGGATGGTGAGCGTCTTCAACATCCATTACAACAGGACACGAACTTTGCATCTCATCTTCCCCATGACCAAAGGGCTGCGAATGTGCAGACAGCGTATCTGCATCCATTGAATTATTAGAATCAGAAGTTGAAACTGGCAAAGCTGAAATATCTTCGGAGTGGACATTCATGAGATGGTCAGTTAATTCAGCAGCAGATTTAAAGATGTGGCTTTCAGAATCCATATATTCAGAAGCCAGAGATTGTTCACTTGGATCTACACATTTAGCGGCCCCTATACTAACTTCATGGAAACTTGGCGCGGCACTTTGGACCAGGAAGCAATGACTTGAAGCACCAGACAAAGATGAAGCAGATCGTTTGTGCTTTGTAGGCATATCAAGCATCCAATTTTCTCCATCTGATTTTCGGCCACTTGATTGCCTTTGGATCCGAGTTTCTATTTTCATTGAATAGCCCAAATCAACAGAAGATGATACAGATGCATCGCTATGTCCAATGGAGCTTCTTATGCTATTCATAGAGTCCCTCATATAGGAAAAATCATCATAGCAGGTGGCACTCGCAGTAAAACTCCTGCTTTGGACAATGGGTCCTCTGCTGCTACTCGATTTCATCAGCAGCATAGAAATGCCTGCTCCTTCGGTAACTTCCACCCTTGAATTTAAATTGGCCTCACCATGCTGCAACTGCTGGCGGCCAAAGTCAGCATACAGATGATGAATAATCTCCTGATCAGTGGCAGAAGTCGGTACCCCTTCCTCAACCAGAAGTGTTGCAGGATTCTGACTTGGCTCGATATAATCAATTACAATGTTACCAGAACAGGTAGCTTGCAATGGTTCTGGAGCAGACTGGTCCAAAATCTCAAGCGAATTATGAATTGTATTTATTTCCAAATTTGTACACTTAGCACAAAGTTGTAAGGATCCTTCCCTCATAACTTCATCTGAAGGAAACTTGAGGCCACATTTCGAGCATATTGCCATATCTGGTGGGCCATCACCATTTGAATAATCATACATAGCTGCAGCTTTGTCAAGTTGGCTATTTCTGTCTGTAACAACCAACTGAGAATTTGCAATGGAGGGGCCATCCATTTCACCATGCTTACTAAGAGTGGATTCTTCCATGATCTTGCTCCCAAAATCTTCATTCAAACCATCAGCTTGATCCATTGAAAATACTTCATCCTGCAAATTAAGATATTGTACTTTCACACTTTCACAGGTCAAATCTTCCTGGTTTAGCTCAATTTCTCTTGTATGAAGTGCTCCACTTGTTCCTTGGTCAGAACTGGCATTGCTGCTAGTTGTGATTGAAGAATTTCGAGATGTCAGAGAATGATGATGCACACTTACAAAAGTTGAACTGGGGACACTGGACAAGAGGGGTCTAAACATATTCTGAGGGCCTTTCTTATCCTGCATACATTTACATGAAAAAGAAAGTCACCATGTGAAATCACTTATAAAAGATACAGTAGTACATCATGCTTCAGGAAAGGATGTGGCTGTATCATATTTGACTAGTTGGGAAACCATCATAAAGACCAAGACGTGGTCCACAGTCTAGAATagacaatattttattaatctCAAGTTAACTCCACCTTTTATTACAACCGTTCTACtccacccatcccaaaattagTTGAAGTATCCTTCAAATTGTAATTCCACCATGCATCAGCCATTACCACTACTTCTTCCTCAGTGTACAAATGCAAACACCTATTTCCTTGTTTGATGATGATTACGAAGAAACTCATCAagtcatgttttgaattttgatggtgacaatcatttttaatttggtCTACGCATCTATTGACACGTGGTATGAAAATTTTGTCAATACATATACAAGACAAGACAAGATAAGAAGACATTTTCCAAAGCAACGATAGAGCcatgattaaataaaaaaaaaaaaaactaaaactagtatgaaaaacaagaagatagTAAATCGAACAAATACCATACAGAAAATCTGGGAAATCAGGTAAGTAGTGCCAAAAAAAACATCAGCATTCTAGGATTAACCACAATGTCACACTTCTGCGATGCAAGGTACAGATGGATGCAACCGCATTTATAAAAAGATTGTACACGTGAAAAAATAGACACACGCATACAAGATATATTCAGAAAAGGAAAGTCGTTAAATATTCTAATAAGTGATGTGGCCGGTCACTCAACATAGTAGAAGTCATTGTTGAACTACAATTTGACACTCACAAGCAGAAGAAACAAATATCAAACGACTGGAATAACAAGATAGTATGATCCATATACCAAGAAACCAATGGGAAAATTAATACATAAAGTTGCCTAACCATTTGTCTGAGCGCCAAGTCGAAGGATCTTTTCGGAGCAGAGCTTGACAAAAATTTAGATGGTTTCTTGGAATATCCAACAGCCCTCATATTTGGGAGAGTCCCTATGCTTCTTGGAGCTGAACGGTCTGAGCTGCTGATAGGAAAGGATTGTGGTGAGTCAGCATCATCATCACCAGATGATGCAATTGAAGCTTTACTATGGACAGTAAATGGATCCCTATCATGACTGTGTGATGAACTGACACTTCTAGAAGCGGTTGGAGACATGGATTGTCTTCCAGATCTGGAGCTATTCCTCGATGCCGGAGAAGATCCTCGTACATATGATGCTGGTCTGTCAGCCAGTGAGGTACGAAGATTCGGTGGGGCCTCTAAAGAAAAGCCTGGGATGTTAGATTGCCATGCGTGTATTTTTGGTGAAGCAGAGTTCCCCCGACTTGTCTTGATGGGAGAGGCACCTCTAACTCCTGAAGGGACAACAGAGCTGACTGAACCAGTGCTCATCCTCCTTGGGGTAGGTGTACTAGACAGCAGAGCAGGTTTGGATTTACTCGGTGAGGGCGACAGCCTTCTTGCAGCAGACGGCTGTCGCAAAGTGGGCGGTGGGCTTGAGTGAGTAGCAGAAAGTGGCCTACTTCTTGATTGCAATGAATTATTTCTCGACCGAGGAGATGGGCTCAAGCGTTGAGGACTTGCACTACCTCTACTATTTCTGTAACACTTCTCTGTCTGAAGTAAAACACATTTACAAACAATTTCAAACGAACATGCAAAACAATGAGTCATATCTTAATCAAGTCTTCTTGCAAGATCTTACTGTGGATGATACAGGGATTGGAACAGGTTGACTCCTTGACCTTCCCCTGGGTGCAAGATTAATTGGTGGCACATCATCATCCAAAGAAGTAAATAGAGGAGTTTCAGGAGGCGTTATCAACCTGCAACATATCACAAAAGACACAGTAAGGAACACGAGGAGAATGAAATGCTGCCAGTTATCATTTTATGCAACAGAGCGATATAAAACAAAGTAAATAAATTTGTAAGGAAGCAATCTCTAATAGGTTTTAATTTTGCCCGAACTTCAATATCAGAACTTCTAAGTTTCAATAACTTGGATAGAAAAAAGTTAATGCGTAAACTGGATTGTAGCAAAAATCTAACATACCCAGAAACCACATCAATGTAGGTGCTTTTGGCTCTTTTTTTATACCGACAAAATAAAGATCTGAAATACATAATATTTCAAacgaataaaagaaaaaaaagagtcaAGAACAAAAAAGAAAGAACCAAACCAATCATAGTCATTTTTATCTCCCTCTGTGTTGAGCAGGTCACTGCTCTCACCCCTAGCAGGAACGGAGATTCCAAGCTTATAATCTGGGAAGTACCTAAATTTTGTAGCTGCCAAATGCCATAAACGAAAAACAGAGAGCAACATTTGTCAGCAAGACTGagcaaataattaaaaaaagaaaaacacaagGCGCATTATTCGCTAAATACCAAAGCCATAAATGCAGATAATCTGAAAGCAGATCAAGGGTGCGAGAACTCACAGAATATGTTATCAAAGTCGTCATTCGACTGAAGCAAGAAATTCTCTTTTTCTTTGCTCCGCAACTCGTTAAACAGAGCAAGATCATCGTCATCTCGATAGTGAATCCCGCTTTCCAGACTACGCCCTCTCTTGTGATTCTCTACCCTCATTTCCCTTCCTGGGAAAACCCTCACCGCAGGTGATGAAGGCATTAATTTCGAACCCCCAGCCTTAATTCAGCCTATAGTTTACCAGTCAAACCCCtcaagaaaaagacaaaaatcCTAACTCAAACAGCAAATCATAGAGATCACACAATTTGATCCAGCATCTCCGTAAAGAAAATGCATTCCAACACTTATCCTCTACCACACTTAAGAATCAAATTCCACTTCACATCCAATATATCGaagaaaaatgttttcttttgACCCATTAGCACCAATATCATGTAACTCTATATTTCTTTTATAGCTCAACAACACTCACTTCAAATAACacataaaactatcaaaatctACTAAAAAAATCCAAGACCCAATTCAGAATACACTTCCACTCCAGACCCACTATAGCTTACAACCAAAGCAAACACTTAACACAGGCAGCAAAATCAACAGCTCCAAATAGTAAAACAAGCACAAAAATGTCATTCCACAGAACCCAGTTCAAGCCTCACAGCTTTACTGCAAAACCCTCAAGTCCTCTTAACATTACACGCCCCACAAAGTAGTCTGGATCTGAAGGGAGGTGAGCAGATCAAGAGAAATCCAAGATCAGGTTAAACTGCGGAAAGAAAACCTAGAAAAGACGgatgaaaatatgaataaagGGCCTAATTATTGTTCACGTGAGAGGTAGATTGCAAGGAGAGAAAGCGAAATGTGCAGCAGGAAGTAGCACCACCGCAGCAGCAGCGGCaaagcaaaaaagaaaaaaaatggcaaatgaaattcataacaaaaaaaaaacacaaaatgttATGAAGCGATTAACGATAATAATCGTGGAATTTACGTTGCAAATAGTGATCATCTAGCATTGTTTTTCGTTTTATTTTACTACTCAATTTCGTTACTGTCTCTCTCACAGACTCCCCGGGTCAGCTTTGATTctccattttcttttttcagcTTTTCCTTCTCTTTGATCCTTCCtctcatttttttcttcacattttttcttttgttttccaCTTCTCTTTAATTTTACTCCTtttttaaatgaacaataaaaaGAAGAGGATAGTGTTATAATATGACATAAATGAGTGGTTTGGGACATAATTCATGGTTTTTTTTGTGGATGATAtaatgttgttattgttgatcTTATATAGTACATACGAGTTAATTCGACtcgattttaatttatttaacatgATTACTAAATATAATgtatgtattgaattttttcaacacaaaaaattcacgTGAGACGATGTCACGAATCAATGTAAAAGCAGCGAGTAAGCAATCTTTCAGACACATTCTTCAggatcatcttcttcttcatcaagaaTAGTGTGACAAgttggtaaattacttgaagaattacttaccaaattaaagagagaaaatatattgaaaaaataaagcTGTAATTTAAAaacgtaaaaaaaatataatttaaagatataaagtacaataacaaaattaaaatgaaaatacaataacaaaataaaactttgatttatttaCTTTCCACATCACCTCACAACCATATTCGCGAGCACATCAATTTATATCAATATATATGGGGCGGGTATGGAGTGAGCCCGTCTCATACCCAGATGGATCTGAAAAATTGGACCCGATATCCGCCCCATGACACATTTAGTATGCCCAACCCGCCCCAGACGGGATGGGTTCATTATGGGTCTGAGTAAAACCCGGATCCATTGACATCCCTAgtctcacatgtcaattttgtgacacaaatattctcataaaaaaatattattttttatgtcaaaattcttattttttattgtaaatatgaatcaaattgattatttgcaaaaataaaaatatctaaaatcGTCTTACAACTTTGATGA comes from the Primulina huaijiensis isolate GDHJ02 chromosome 8, ASM1229523v2, whole genome shotgun sequence genome and includes:
- the LOC140982529 gene encoding uncharacterized protein isoform X2, giving the protein MPSSPAVRVFPGREMRVENHKRGRSLESGIHYRDDDDLALFNELRSKEKENFLLQSNDDFDNIFSTKFRYFPDYKLGISVPARGESSDLLNTEGDKNDYDWLITPPETPLFTSLDDDVPPINLAPRGRSRSQPVPIPTEKCYRNSRGSASPQRLSPSPRSRNNSLQSRSRPLSATHSSPPPTLRQPSAARRLSPSPSKSKPALLSSTPTPRRMSTGSVSSVVPSGVRGASPIKTSRGNSASPKIHAWQSNIPGFSLEAPPNLRTSLADRPASYVRGSSPASRNSSRSGRQSMSPTASRSVSSSHSHDRDPFTVHSKASIASSGDDDADSPQSFPISSSDRSAPRSIGTLPNMRAVGYSKKPSKFLSSSAPKRSFDLALRQMDKKGPQNMFRPLLSSVPSSTFVSVHHHSLTSRNSSITTSSNASSDQGTSGALHTREIELNQEDLTCESVKVQYLNLQDEVFSMDQADGLNEDFGSKIMEESTLSKHGEMDGPSIANSQLVVTDRNSQLDKAAAMYDYSNGDGPPDMAICSKCGLKFPSDEVMREGSLQLCAKCTNLEINTIHNSLEILDQSAPEPLQATCSGNIVIDYIEPSQNPATLLVEEGVPTSATDQEIIHHLYADFGRQQLQHGEANLNSRVEVTEGAGISMLLMKSSSSRGPIVQSRSFTASATCYDDFSYMRDSMNSIRSSIGHSDASVSSSVDLGYSMKIETRIQRQSSGRKSDGENWMLDMPTKHKRSASSLSGASSHCFLVQSAAPSFHEVSIGAAKCVDPSEQSLASEYMDSESHIFKSAAELTDHLMNVHSEDISALPVSTSDSNNSMDADTLSAHSQPFGHGEDEMQSSCPVVMDVEDAHHPSSLDTKSEMELENASHSDADSINSHTDELLESSDSVAQNDVTATFEEFDISDSSRGAPEESTVMVEESGGRKSGSLTLEEATDAILFCSSIVHNLVYEAANIAIDKETPLVEPVLQPAVTFASKSNSDRRDIRSRNTCKRNSRSQKTQQKLETSPKPTSIDAETEEKFSPHDKSPYKCDSLKPPKLESKCNCTIM
- the LOC140982529 gene encoding uncharacterized protein isoform X3, which produces MPSSPAVRVFPGREMRVENHKRGRSLESGIHYRDDDDLALFNELRSKEKENFLLQSNDDFDNIFSTKFRYFPDYKLGISVPARGESSDLLNTEGDKNDYDWLITPPETPLFTSLDDDVPPINLAPRGRSRSQPVPIPVSSTTEKCYRNSRGSASPQRLSPSPRSRNNSLQSRSRPLSATHSSPPPTLRQPSAARRLSPSPSKSKPALLSSTPTPRRMSTGSVSSVVPSGVRGASPIKTSRGNSASPKIHAWQSNIPGFSLEAPPNLRTSLADRPASYVRGSSPASRNSSRSGRQSMSPTASRSVSSSHSHDRDPFTVHSKASIASSGDDDADSPQSFPISSSDRSAPRSIGTLPNMRAVGYSKKPSKFLSSSAPKRSFDLALRQMDKKGPQNMFRPLLSSVPSSTFVSVHHHSLTSRNSSITTSSNASSDQGTSGALHTREIELNQEDLTCESVKVQYLNLQDEVFSMDQADGLNEDFGSKIMEESTLSKHGEMDGPSIANSQLVVTDRNSQLDKAAAMYDYSNGDGPPDMAICSKCGLKFPSDEVMREGSLQLCAKCTNLEINTIHNSLEILDQSAPEPLQATCSGNIVIDYIEPSQNPATLLVEEGVPTSATDQEIIHHLYADFGRQQLQHGEANLNSRVEVTEGAGISMLLMKSSSSRGPIVQSRSFTASATCYDDFSYMRDSMNSIRSSIGHSDASVSSSVDLGYSMKIETRIQRQSSGRKSDGENWMLDMPTKHKRSASSLSGASSHCFLVQSAAPSFHEVSIGAAKCVDPSEQSLASEYMDSESHIFKSAAELTDHLMNVHSEDISALPVSTSDSNNSMDADTLSAHSQPFGHGEDEMQSSCPVVMDVEDAHHPSSLDTKSEMELENASHSDADSINSHTDELLESSDSVAQNDVTATFEEFDISDSSRGAPEESGGRKSGSLTLEEATDAILFCSSIVHNLVYEAANIAIDKETPLVEPVLQPAVTFASKSNSDRRDIRSRNTCKRNSRSQKTQQKLETSPKPTSIDAETEEKFSPHDKSPYKCDSLKPPKLESKCNCTIM
- the LOC140982529 gene encoding uncharacterized protein isoform X1, whose product is MPSSPAVRVFPGREMRVENHKRGRSLESGIHYRDDDDLALFNELRSKEKENFLLQSNDDFDNIFSTKFRYFPDYKLGISVPARGESSDLLNTEGDKNDYDWLITPPETPLFTSLDDDVPPINLAPRGRSRSQPVPIPVSSTTEKCYRNSRGSASPQRLSPSPRSRNNSLQSRSRPLSATHSSPPPTLRQPSAARRLSPSPSKSKPALLSSTPTPRRMSTGSVSSVVPSGVRGASPIKTSRGNSASPKIHAWQSNIPGFSLEAPPNLRTSLADRPASYVRGSSPASRNSSRSGRQSMSPTASRSVSSSHSHDRDPFTVHSKASIASSGDDDADSPQSFPISSSDRSAPRSIGTLPNMRAVGYSKKPSKFLSSSAPKRSFDLALRQMDKKGPQNMFRPLLSSVPSSTFVSVHHHSLTSRNSSITTSSNASSDQGTSGALHTREIELNQEDLTCESVKVQYLNLQDEVFSMDQADGLNEDFGSKIMEESTLSKHGEMDGPSIANSQLVVTDRNSQLDKAAAMYDYSNGDGPPDMAICSKCGLKFPSDEVMREGSLQLCAKCTNLEINTIHNSLEILDQSAPEPLQATCSGNIVIDYIEPSQNPATLLVEEGVPTSATDQEIIHHLYADFGRQQLQHGEANLNSRVEVTEGAGISMLLMKSSSSRGPIVQSRSFTASATCYDDFSYMRDSMNSIRSSIGHSDASVSSSVDLGYSMKIETRIQRQSSGRKSDGENWMLDMPTKHKRSASSLSGASSHCFLVQSAAPSFHEVSIGAAKCVDPSEQSLASEYMDSESHIFKSAAELTDHLMNVHSEDISALPVSTSDSNNSMDADTLSAHSQPFGHGEDEMQSSCPVVMDVEDAHHPSSLDTKSEMELENASHSDADSINSHTDELLESSDSVAQNDVTATFEEFDISDSSRGAPEESTVMVEESGGRKSGSLTLEEATDAILFCSSIVHNLVYEAANIAIDKETPLVEPVLQPAVTFASKSNSDRRDIRSRNTCKRNSRSQKTQQKLETSPKPTSIDAETEEKFSPHDKSPYKCDSLKPPKLESKCNCTIM